The following are encoded together in the Hyalangium ruber genome:
- a CDS encoding hydrolase, which produces MRFQPNEPFTPAAGLASPHSQTIYAALVRPSRAPLVRRERRELPDGDFVDLDTFDGAPGSPHVLALHGLEGSSKAGYVTAILRGAAERGWGATALNFRSCSGEPNRLARSYHSGEIGDALAVMKYLRTRITGPLYAVGFSLGANVLCRLLEETGAEAPVAAAASVSAPYDLDACCRKLDRPGPFQRLYRDRFLRTLKHKGREKLRRFPGAFDRKAMEAAHTIRAFDDSVTAPLHGFRDAAHYYAEASSGPRLHAIQRPTLLLSSCDDPMLEEPVIPPQASSNPHLSIVLTERGGHVGFVSGRMHSPRFWGEAQVLAFFDAVNAAQPK; this is translated from the coding sequence GTGCGCTTCCAACCGAACGAGCCCTTCACTCCCGCCGCCGGCCTGGCCTCTCCGCACTCGCAGACCATCTACGCCGCGCTCGTGCGCCCCTCCCGCGCGCCCCTGGTGCGCCGCGAGCGGCGCGAGCTGCCCGATGGGGACTTCGTCGACCTGGACACCTTCGATGGCGCGCCCGGGTCGCCGCACGTCCTGGCGCTCCATGGGCTGGAGGGCTCCTCCAAGGCAGGCTACGTCACCGCCATCCTCCGCGGCGCCGCCGAGCGGGGCTGGGGCGCCACCGCCCTCAACTTCCGCTCCTGCAGCGGCGAGCCCAACCGCCTGGCGCGCTCCTACCACTCGGGAGAGATCGGCGACGCGCTCGCGGTGATGAAGTACCTGCGCACCCGGATCACCGGACCGCTGTACGCGGTGGGCTTCTCCCTGGGCGCCAACGTGCTTTGCCGGCTGCTGGAGGAGACAGGCGCGGAGGCTCCCGTGGCCGCCGCGGCCTCCGTGAGCGCGCCGTATGACCTGGACGCCTGCTGCCGCAAGCTGGATCGGCCCGGCCCCTTCCAGCGCCTCTACCGAGACCGCTTCCTGCGCACGCTCAAGCACAAGGGCCGCGAGAAGCTGCGGCGCTTTCCGGGCGCCTTCGATCGCAAGGCCATGGAGGCCGCGCACACCATCCGCGCCTTCGATGACTCCGTCACCGCGCCGTTGCACGGCTTCCGGGACGCGGCCCACTACTACGCGGAGGCGTCCTCCGGGCCTCGACTCCACGCCATCCAGCGGCCCACGCTGCTGCTGAGCTCCTGCGATGATCCGATGTTGGAGGAGCCCGTCATCCCGCCCCAGGCCTCGAGCAATCCGCACCTGAGCATCGTGCTCACCGAGCGGGGAGGCCACGTGGGCTTCGTCTCGGGCCGCATGCACTCGCCGCGATTCTGGGGCGAGGCCCAGGTGCTCGCGTTCTTCGATGCGGTGAACGCCGCTCAGCCGAAGTAG